From the Oryza glaberrima chromosome 5, OglaRS2, whole genome shotgun sequence genome, one window contains:
- the LOC127773327 gene encoding uncharacterized protein LOC127773327 isoform X2 gives MAGYAAEAGAAAGAGRGRAARHPPLTSLVVSTIAAFSAVVVFAILRSAYDAAVSRTTTLLGHNLEPTPWHLFKHDKGRPPARAAFRCAPSLTCRPPVAQPAPGTTNASANASAAPRLCPAYFGAIRRDLAPWRRGGGGVTRALLDAAQRRASMRVAITGGGRWLHVELYYACVQSRALFTAWSLLQLMRRYPGRVPDVELMFDCMDRPAINRTDYGGGGDGDHGSPPPPLFRYCTTRNHFDIPFPDWSFWGWPETNIEPWSKEFRDIKEGAKAIKWQERVATAYWKGNPDVASPLRVALLNCNDTNMWHAEIMRQNWDEEVKSGYHNSKLSSQCTHRYKIYAEGFAWSVSLKYILSCGSMALVIDPQYEDFFSRGLRPEVNFWPVHIDVAAGGMCESIRDAVEWGEAHPAEAEAVGRRGQRLMEELDMDAVYDYMLHLLTEYARLMRFRPAEAPPPRPPAQEVCEASVLCLAGEKQRRFLEASAASPAVSEPCVMPPDAGE, from the exons ATGGCGGGAtacgcggcggaggcgggcgcaGCTGCTGGCGCGGGGCGTGGGCGCGCAGCACGGCATCCGCCGCTGACGTCGCTGGTGGTGTCCAccatcgccgccttctccgccgtcgtcgtcttcgccaTCCTCCGCTCG GCGTACGACGCGGCGGtgtcgaggacgacgacgctgcTGGGGCACAACCTGGAGCCGACGCCGTGGCACCTGTTCAAGCACGACAaggggcggccgccggcgcgcgccgcgtTCCGGTGCGCGCCGTCCCTGACCTgccggccgccggtggcgcagccggcgccggggacgacgaACGCGAGCGCGAACGCGTCGGCCGCGCCGCGGCTGTGCCCGGCGTACTTCGGCGCGATCCGGCGCGACctggcgccgtggcggcgcggagggggCGGCGTGACGCGCGCGCTGCTCGAcgcggcgcagcggcgggcgTCGATGCGCGTggccatcaccggcggcgggcggtggctgcACGTGGAGCTCTACTACGCGTGCGTCCAGAGCCGGGCGCTGTTCACGGCGTGGAGCCTGCTGCAGCTGATGCGGCGCTACCCCGGCCGCGTCCCCGACGTCGAGCTCATGTTCGACTGCATGGACCGCCCGGCCATCAACCGCACcgactacggcggcggcggcgacggcgaccacggctcgccgccgccgccgctgttccgCTACTGCACCACCCGGAACCACTTCGACATCCCTTTCCCTGATTGGTCCTTCTGGGGCTG GCCTGAAACGAACATCGAGCCGTGGAGCAAGGAGTTCAGGGACATCAAGGAAGGGGCCAAGGCAATCAAATGGCAAGAAAGAGTGGCAACGGCGTACTGGAAGGGCAACCCTGACGTGGCGTCGCCATTGAGGGTCGCATTGCTTAACTGCAACGACACCAACATGTGGCACGCCGAGATCATGCGCCAA AATTGGGATGAGGAGGTCAAGTCCGGGTACCATAACTCCAAGCTCTCCAGCCAATGCACCCATAG GTATAAAATATACGCGGAGGGGTTCGCGTGGTCGGTGAGCCTAAAGTACATACTGTCATGTGGGTCCATGGCGCTAGTGATTGACCCGCAGTACGAGGACTTCTTCAGCCGTGGGCTGCGGCCGGAGGTGAACTTCTGGCCGGTGCAcatcgacgtcgccgccggcggcatgtGCGAGTCGATCAGGGACGCCGTGGAGTGGGGGGAGGCGCacccggcggaggcggaggcggtggggcGGCGCGGCCAGCGGCTGATGGAGGAGCTCGACATGGACGCCGTCTACGACTACATGCTCCACCTGCTCACCGAGTACGCGCGGCTCATGCGGTTCcggccggcggaggcgccgccgccgcggccgccggcgcaggAGGTGTGCGAGGCGTCGGTGCTGTGCCTCGCCGGCGAGAAGCAGAGGCGGTTCctggaggcgtcggcggcgagccccgCCGTGTCGGAGCCTTGCGTGATGCCGCCCGATGCCGGCGAGTGA
- the LOC127773327 gene encoding uncharacterized protein LOC127773327 isoform X1: MAGYAAEAGAAAGAGRGRAARHPPLTSLVVSTIAAFSAVVVFAILRSVRAASRLFDLTLVVLFLACSIGSITCGWRRPWRACVQAYDAAVSRTTTLLGHNLEPTPWHLFKHDKGRPPARAAFRCAPSLTCRPPVAQPAPGTTNASANASAAPRLCPAYFGAIRRDLAPWRRGGGGVTRALLDAAQRRASMRVAITGGGRWLHVELYYACVQSRALFTAWSLLQLMRRYPGRVPDVELMFDCMDRPAINRTDYGGGGDGDHGSPPPPLFRYCTTRNHFDIPFPDWSFWGWPETNIEPWSKEFRDIKEGAKAIKWQERVATAYWKGNPDVASPLRVALLNCNDTNMWHAEIMRQNWDEEVKSGYHNSKLSSQCTHRYKIYAEGFAWSVSLKYILSCGSMALVIDPQYEDFFSRGLRPEVNFWPVHIDVAAGGMCESIRDAVEWGEAHPAEAEAVGRRGQRLMEELDMDAVYDYMLHLLTEYARLMRFRPAEAPPPRPPAQEVCEASVLCLAGEKQRRFLEASAASPAVSEPCVMPPDAGE; the protein is encoded by the exons ATGGCGGGAtacgcggcggaggcgggcgcaGCTGCTGGCGCGGGGCGTGGGCGCGCAGCACGGCATCCGCCGCTGACGTCGCTGGTGGTGTCCAccatcgccgccttctccgccgtcgtcgtcttcgccaTCCTCCGCTCGGTGCGTGCGGCGTCTCGTCTCTTCGATCTCACTCTTGTAGTCTTGTTCTTGGCGTGTTCGATCGGATCGATCACCTGTGGATGGCGGCGTCCATGGCGTGCGTGTGTGCAGGCGTACGACGCGGCGGtgtcgaggacgacgacgctgcTGGGGCACAACCTGGAGCCGACGCCGTGGCACCTGTTCAAGCACGACAaggggcggccgccggcgcgcgccgcgtTCCGGTGCGCGCCGTCCCTGACCTgccggccgccggtggcgcagccggcgccggggacgacgaACGCGAGCGCGAACGCGTCGGCCGCGCCGCGGCTGTGCCCGGCGTACTTCGGCGCGATCCGGCGCGACctggcgccgtggcggcgcggagggggCGGCGTGACGCGCGCGCTGCTCGAcgcggcgcagcggcgggcgTCGATGCGCGTggccatcaccggcggcgggcggtggctgcACGTGGAGCTCTACTACGCGTGCGTCCAGAGCCGGGCGCTGTTCACGGCGTGGAGCCTGCTGCAGCTGATGCGGCGCTACCCCGGCCGCGTCCCCGACGTCGAGCTCATGTTCGACTGCATGGACCGCCCGGCCATCAACCGCACcgactacggcggcggcggcgacggcgaccacggctcgccgccgccgccgctgttccgCTACTGCACCACCCGGAACCACTTCGACATCCCTTTCCCTGATTGGTCCTTCTGGGGCTG GCCTGAAACGAACATCGAGCCGTGGAGCAAGGAGTTCAGGGACATCAAGGAAGGGGCCAAGGCAATCAAATGGCAAGAAAGAGTGGCAACGGCGTACTGGAAGGGCAACCCTGACGTGGCGTCGCCATTGAGGGTCGCATTGCTTAACTGCAACGACACCAACATGTGGCACGCCGAGATCATGCGCCAA AATTGGGATGAGGAGGTCAAGTCCGGGTACCATAACTCCAAGCTCTCCAGCCAATGCACCCATAG GTATAAAATATACGCGGAGGGGTTCGCGTGGTCGGTGAGCCTAAAGTACATACTGTCATGTGGGTCCATGGCGCTAGTGATTGACCCGCAGTACGAGGACTTCTTCAGCCGTGGGCTGCGGCCGGAGGTGAACTTCTGGCCGGTGCAcatcgacgtcgccgccggcggcatgtGCGAGTCGATCAGGGACGCCGTGGAGTGGGGGGAGGCGCacccggcggaggcggaggcggtggggcGGCGCGGCCAGCGGCTGATGGAGGAGCTCGACATGGACGCCGTCTACGACTACATGCTCCACCTGCTCACCGAGTACGCGCGGCTCATGCGGTTCcggccggcggaggcgccgccgccgcggccgccggcgcaggAGGTGTGCGAGGCGTCGGTGCTGTGCCTCGCCGGCGAGAAGCAGAGGCGGTTCctggaggcgtcggcggcgagccccgCCGTGTCGGAGCCTTGCGTGATGCCGCCCGATGCCGGCGAGTGA
- the LOC127773326 gene encoding cullin-1-like, with the protein MAGQERRTIDLEEGWAFMQKGITKLKNILEGKPEPQFSSEDYMMLYTTIYNMCTQKPPHDYSQQLYDKYRESFEEYITSMVLPSLRDKHDEFMLRELVKRWSNHKIMVRWLSRFFFYLDRYFISRRSLIPLEQVGLTCFRDLIYQEIKGQVKGAVIALIDKEREGEQIDRALLKNVLGIFVEIGLGSMECYENDFEDFLLKDTTDYYSLKAQSWILEDSCPDYMIKAEECLKKEKERVGHYLHISSEQKLLEKVQNELLAQYATPLLEKEHSGCFALLRDDKEEDLSRMYRLFSKINRGLEPIANMFKTHVTNEGTALVKQAEDSASNKKPEKKDMVGMQEQVFVWKIIELHDKYVAYVTECFQGHTLFHKALKEAFEVFCNKGVSGSSSAELLATFCDNILKKGCSEKLSDEAIEDALEKVVRLLAYISDKDLFAEFYRKKLARRLLFDKSANDEHERSILTKLKQQCGGQFTSKMEGMVTDLTVARDHQTKFEEFVAAHQELNPGIDLAVTVLTTGFWPSYKTFDINLPAEMVKCVEVFKEFYQTRTKHRKLTWIYSLGTCNINAKFEAKTIELIVTTYQAALLLLFNGSDRLTYSEIVTQLNLSDDDVVRLLHSLSCAKYKILNKEPANRSISPNDVFEFNSKFTDRMRRIKIPLPPVDEKKKVVEDVDKDRRYAIDASIVRIMKSRKVMGHQQLVAECVEQLSRMFKPDFKAIKKRIEDLITRDYLEREKDNANVYRYLA; encoded by the exons atgGCGGGGCAGGAGCGGAGGACGATCGATCTGGAGGAGGGATGGGCGTTCATGCAGAAGGGCATCACCAAGCTGAAGAACATCCTCGAGGGCAAGCCCGAGCCGCAGTTCAGCTCCGAGGACTACATGATGCTCTACAC GACGATATACAACATGTGCACGCAGAAGCCGCCGCACGACTACTCGCAGCAGCTCTACGACAAGTACCGGGAGTCATTCGAGGAGTACATCACCTCCATG GTCTTACCTTCATTAAGAGATAAACACGACGAGTTTATGCTGAGGGAACTAGTAAAGAGGTGGTCAAACCATAAAATCATGGTTCGGTGGCTGTCACGTTTCTTCTTTTATCTTGATCGATACTTCATCTCACGGAGGTCGCTTATACCACTTGAACAAGTTGGGCTTACTTGCTTCCGAGATTTG ATATACCAAGAAATCAAAGGACAAGTTAAAGGTGCAGTGATAGCTCTG ATTGACAAAGAGCGTGAAGGCGAACAGATAGACAGGGCCCTGCTGAAGAATGTCCTGGGCATATTTGTTGAAATTGGACTAGGCAGTATGGAATGTTATGAGAATGACTTTGAAGATTTCTTGCTTAAGGATACTACAGATTACTACTCTCTCAAGGCTCAAAGCTGGATTCTCGAGGACTCTTGTCCTGATTACATGATAAAG GCTGAGGAGTGCttgaagaaagagaaggagCGAGTTGGTCACTACTTGCATATTAGTAGTGAACAGAAGTTACTGGAG AAAGTGCAAAATGAATTGCTTGCACAATATGCAACTCCCCTGTTGGAGAAGGAGCATTCTGGGTGTTTTGCATTGCTTCGTGATGACAAG GAGGAAGACCTTTCTAGGATGTACAGGCTCTTCTCCAAAATTAACCGTGGTCTAGAACCTATTGCTAACATGTTTAAAACG CATGTTACAAATGAGGGCACAGCCTTGGTCAAGCAAGCAGAAGATTCTGCTAGTAATAAGAAG CCCGAGAAAAAGGACATGGTTGGTATGCAGGAACAG gtTTTTGTCTGGAAAATCATTGAGCTCCATGACAAGTATGTAGCTTATGTCACAGAATGTTTCCAGGGTCACACCCTCTTTCATAAG GCCCTTAAAGAAGCATTCGAGGTCTTCTGTAACAAGGGTGTCTCTGGCAGTTCTAGTGCTGAACTGCTTGCCACCTTCTGTGACAATATTCTGAAGAAAGGTTGCAGTGAAAAGCTCAGTGATGAAGCCATCGAAGATGCTCTTGAGAAG GTGGTGCGATTGCTTGCATACATCAGCGATAAAGACCTCTTTGCTGAGTTTTACAG GAAAAAACTTGCAAGGAGATTGCTTTTTGATAAGAGTGCCAATGATGAACATGAAAGAAGCATACTTACCAAACTCAAGCAGCAGTGTGGTGGACAATTTACTTCTAAAATGGAGGGAATGGTTACTGATCTTACTGTTGCAAGGGACCATCAAACTAAGTTTGAAGAGTTTGTGGCTGCACATCAGGAGTTGAATCCTGGGATAGACTTGGCTGTCACTGTTTTGACAACAGGATTCTGGCCAAGTTACAAGACTTTCGATATTAACCTTCCTGCTGAGATG GTGAAATGCGTGGAGGTTTTCAAGGAGTTTTACCAAACAAGAACAAAACACAGAAAGCTTACCTGGATATATTCCTTGGGAACCTGCAATATCAATGCAAAGTTTGAGGCAAAAACTATTGAGCTCATTGTCACAACATATCAg GCTGCGTTGCTGCTGCTATTCAACGGATCTGACAGGCTTACTTATTCTGAGATTGTAACACAGCTAAACTTATCAGATGATGATGTAGTGCGTTTGCTCCATTCTCTCTCCTGTGCAAAATACAAGATTCTTAACAAGGAACCAGCTAATAGATCTATTTCTCCCAACGATGTTTTTGAGTTCAATTCAAAATTCACTGACAGGATGAGAAGAATTAAG ATACCCCTACCTCCTgttgatgaaaagaaaaaggttgtCGAAGATGTTGACAAGGACAGGCGGTATGCAATTGATGCATCGATTGTGCGCATTATGAAGAGTCGCAAAGTTATGGGCCATCAGCAGCTAGTTGCGGAATGTGTGGAGCAGCTCAGCCGCATGTTCAAG CCTGACTTCAAAGCCATCAAGAAGCGAATCGAGGACCTCATCACAAGGGATTACCTGGAACGCGAGAAGGACAACGCTAATGTGTACAGATACCTGGCTTGA